One Pseudomonas entomophila genomic window carries:
- a CDS encoding alpha/beta hydrolase, which produces MKSRLAALLLLLCTGLAQAAPTVLQRPIDLDTGQGVLHGSLLLPQQDTPPPVVLIIAGSGPTDRDGNNPASGRIDNLKRLALLLAGEHIASVRYDKRGVAASQPATPDERDLSVERYVADVVAWGQALRHDPRFGPLILIGHSEGALIASLAAEQAGASAVITLAGSGRPVAQVLREQLAQRLPPAQLNAAMALIDRLQAGQTSLDVPAPLRQVFRPSVQPYLISLLRQDPAAAFAHLQVPALIVQGRNDVQVEVADAERLKAAKPDAELALIDGMNHVLRISPRDIRQQRDSYLNPELPLARELGERIVAFIHQLPPT; this is translated from the coding sequence ATGAAGTCGCGCCTCGCCGCCCTCCTCCTGCTGCTTTGCACTGGTCTAGCCCAGGCCGCCCCCACCGTGCTGCAACGCCCTATCGACCTGGACACCGGCCAGGGGGTGCTGCACGGCAGCCTGCTGCTGCCGCAGCAGGACACCCCGCCCCCGGTGGTGCTGATCATCGCCGGCTCCGGCCCCACCGACCGCGACGGCAACAATCCGGCCTCCGGGCGCATTGACAACCTCAAGCGCCTGGCCCTGCTGCTGGCCGGCGAGCACATCGCCAGCGTGCGCTACGACAAGCGCGGCGTGGCCGCCAGCCAACCGGCCACACCCGACGAACGCGACCTCAGCGTCGAACGCTACGTGGCCGACGTCGTCGCCTGGGGCCAGGCATTGCGCCATGACCCTCGCTTTGGCCCGTTGATCCTGATCGGCCATAGCGAAGGCGCACTGATCGCCAGCCTGGCCGCCGAGCAGGCCGGCGCCAGCGCGGTGATCACCCTGGCCGGCAGTGGCCGCCCAGTGGCGCAGGTGTTGCGCGAGCAACTGGCCCAACGCCTGCCCCCTGCGCAATTGAACGCCGCCATGGCGCTGATCGACAGGTTGCAGGCGGGGCAGACCAGCCTGGACGTGCCGGCACCCCTGCGCCAGGTGTTCCGCCCCAGCGTGCAGCCGTACCTGATCTCGCTGCTGCGCCAGGACCCGGCGGCAGCCTTCGCCCACCTCCAGGTGCCCGCGCTGATCGTCCAGGGGCGCAATGACGTGCAGGTCGAAGTGGCCGACGCCGAACGCCTCAAGGCCGCCAAGCCCGACGCCGAGCTGGCGCTGATCGACGGCATGAACCACGTGCTGCGCATCAGCCCCCGGGACATCCGCCAGCAACGCGACAGCTACCTCAACCCGGAACTGCCCCTGGCGCGCGAGCTGGGTGAACGGATCGTCGCCTTCATCCACCAGTTGCCACCGACCTGA
- the aroC gene encoding chorismate synthase has translation MSGNTYGKLFTVTTAGESHGPALVAIVDGCPPGLEISLADLQHDLDRRKPGTSRHTTQRQEPDEVEILSGVFEGRTTGCSIGLLIRNTDQKSKDYSAIKDLFRPAHADYTYHHKYGLRDYRGGGRSSARETAMRVAAGAIAKKFLATQGIRVRGYMSQLGPIEIPFKTWDSVEQNAFFSPDPDKVPELEAYMDQLRRDQDSVGAKITVVAEGVMPGLGEPIFDRLDAELAHALMSINAVKGVEIGAGFASVAQRGTEHRDELTPEGFLSNNAGGILGGISSGQPIVAHLALKPTSSITTPGRSIDIDGNPVEVITKGRHDPCVGIRATPIAEAMMAIVLMDHLLRHRAQNAQVKVNTPVLGQL, from the coding sequence ATGTCCGGCAATACCTACGGCAAGCTGTTCACTGTCACCACCGCTGGCGAAAGCCATGGGCCGGCGTTGGTCGCCATTGTCGATGGGTGCCCGCCGGGCCTCGAGATCTCGCTCGCCGACCTGCAGCACGACCTCGACCGGCGCAAGCCCGGTACCAGCCGGCACACGACTCAACGCCAGGAACCGGACGAGGTGGAGATCCTCTCCGGGGTGTTCGAGGGCCGCACCACCGGTTGCTCGATCGGCCTGCTGATCCGCAACACCGACCAGAAATCCAAGGACTACTCGGCGATCAAGGACCTGTTCCGCCCGGCCCATGCCGACTACACCTACCACCACAAGTACGGCCTGCGCGACTACCGTGGCGGTGGCCGCAGCTCGGCGCGCGAGACTGCCATGCGTGTGGCTGCCGGCGCTATCGCCAAGAAGTTTCTCGCCACCCAGGGCATTCGTGTGCGCGGCTACATGAGCCAGCTCGGCCCGATCGAGATCCCGTTCAAGACCTGGGACTCGGTGGAGCAGAACGCCTTCTTCAGCCCCGACCCGGACAAGGTGCCGGAGCTGGAGGCGTACATGGACCAGCTGCGCCGTGACCAGGATTCGGTGGGCGCGAAGATCACCGTGGTCGCCGAAGGCGTGATGCCGGGCCTGGGCGAGCCGATCTTCGACCGCCTCGACGCCGAGCTGGCCCACGCGCTGATGAGCATCAACGCGGTCAAGGGCGTGGAGATCGGCGCCGGTTTCGCCAGTGTCGCCCAGCGTGGTACCGAGCACCGTGACGAACTGACCCCCGAAGGCTTTCTCAGCAACAACGCCGGCGGCATTCTCGGCGGCATCTCCTCGGGCCAGCCGATCGTCGCCCATCTGGCGCTCAAGCCTACTTCGAGCATCACCACGCCCGGCCGCTCGATCGACATCGACGGCAATCCGGTCGAGGTGATCACCAAGGGCCGTCACGACCCTTGCGTCGGCATCCGCGCCACACCAATCGCCGAGGCGATGATGGCTATCGTGCTGATGGATCACCTGTTGCGTCATCGTGCACAGAATGCCCAAGTCAAGGTGAACACCCCGGTCCTGGGCCAGCTCTGA
- a CDS encoding MFS transporter — MPPIPYWRLSSFYLCYFALLGATAPFLALYFDHLGFSPARIGELVAIPMLMRCLAPNLWGWLGDRTGQRLLIVRLGALSTLATFSLIFFAKSYAWLALVMALHAFFWHAVLPQFEVITLAHLHGQTSRYSQVRLWGSIGFILTVVGLGRLFEWLSLDIYPVALVTIMAGIVVASLWVPNAQPVEQADRGRAGGFLRQLAAPGVVAFYICVALMQLSHGPYYTFLTLHLEHLGYSRGAIGLLWALGVVAEVLVFMVMSRIFARVSVRRVLLASFLLAAVRWLLLGNLAEIPAVLVFAQVLHAATFGCFHAASIAFVQASFGARQQGQGQALYAALSGTGGALGALYSGYSWKLLGPHFTFGMASVAALAAAVIIALRMKESRNDP; from the coding sequence ATGCCCCCCATCCCCTACTGGCGCCTGTCCAGCTTCTACCTCTGCTACTTCGCCCTGCTCGGTGCCACCGCGCCGTTCCTGGCCCTCTATTTCGACCACTTGGGCTTCTCGCCGGCACGCATCGGCGAGCTGGTGGCCATCCCCATGCTGATGCGCTGCCTGGCCCCCAATCTCTGGGGCTGGCTGGGTGATCGCACGGGCCAGCGCCTGCTGATCGTGCGCCTTGGTGCGCTTTCCACGCTGGCGACCTTCTCGCTGATCTTCTTCGCCAAGAGCTACGCCTGGCTGGCGCTGGTCATGGCGCTGCACGCATTCTTCTGGCACGCGGTGCTGCCACAGTTCGAAGTCATCACCCTGGCCCACCTGCATGGCCAGACTTCACGCTACAGTCAGGTGCGCCTGTGGGGCTCGATCGGCTTCATCCTCACCGTGGTCGGGCTGGGCCGCCTGTTCGAATGGCTGAGCCTGGACATCTATCCGGTGGCGCTGGTGACCATCATGGCGGGCATCGTGGTCGCCAGCCTGTGGGTGCCCAATGCCCAGCCGGTGGAGCAGGCCGACCGGGGTAGGGCAGGGGGCTTCCTCAGGCAACTGGCGGCCCCCGGCGTGGTTGCCTTCTATATTTGCGTGGCGCTGATGCAGCTCAGCCACGGTCCTTACTACACCTTCCTCACCCTGCACCTGGAGCACCTGGGCTACAGCCGTGGCGCCATCGGCCTGCTGTGGGCGCTGGGGGTGGTGGCCGAAGTGCTGGTGTTCATGGTGATGAGCCGGATCTTCGCGCGGGTTTCGGTACGCCGGGTACTGCTGGCGAGCTTCCTGCTGGCCGCCGTGCGCTGGCTGTTGCTGGGCAACCTGGCCGAGATCCCGGCGGTGCTGGTGTTCGCCCAGGTCCTGCATGCCGCCACGTTCGGTTGTTTCCACGCCGCCAGCATCGCATTCGTCCAGGCCAGTTTCGGTGCGCGTCAGCAGGGCCAGGGGCAGGCGCTGTACGCTGCGCTGTCCGGCACCGGTGGTGCGTTGGGCGCCCTGTATTCAGGCTACAGCTGGAAACTGCTGGGCCCGCACTTCACCTTTGGTATGGCCAGCGTCGCGGCACTGGCCGCAGCCGTTATCATTGCCCTCCGTATGAAAGAAAGCAGGAACGACCCCTGA
- a CDS encoding oxidase, with the protein MSILSVFDPSSPELPNKVLTHHDDIAATLAEQGVRFGRWQSGARLRPGSSEGEVLDACREPLDQLMTAHGSAAFAVLSREGVDPALDDLRDEHVHDAEEVFAVISGRAQVTLRLGDFVHAVLCEKDDVLVIPARARRWLDLGDAPFCLALRLFDSTQGMQPRFTGDAGARQFPGLDER; encoded by the coding sequence ATGAGCATCCTCAGTGTTTTCGACCCGTCCAGCCCGGAACTGCCGAACAAGGTGCTGACCCACCACGACGATATCGCCGCGACCCTGGCCGAACAGGGCGTGCGTTTCGGTCGCTGGCAATCGGGCGCGCGACTGCGCCCCGGCAGCAGCGAAGGTGAGGTCCTGGATGCCTGCCGCGAGCCCCTCGATCAATTGATGACGGCCCACGGCAGTGCCGCATTCGCCGTGCTCAGCCGCGAAGGTGTCGATCCGGCCCTGGACGACCTGCGCGATGAGCATGTGCATGATGCCGAGGAAGTGTTCGCGGTGATCAGCGGGCGGGCCCAGGTTACGTTGCGCCTGGGCGACTTCGTCCATGCTGTGTTGTGCGAGAAGGACGATGTACTGGTGATTCCAGCAAGGGCACGGCGCTGGTTGGACCTGGGCGATGCCCCGTTCTGCCTGGCGTTGCGCCTGTTCGACAGCACGCAGGGCATGCAGCCGCGGTTCACCGGTGATGCCGGTGCCCGGCAGTTCCCGGGGCTCGACGAGCGCTGA
- a CDS encoding DUF3509 domain-containing protein, translating to MDLIQEKFTSVFSAYQVATQSRPDGGILLTLRAADGVVTRRVLSYAQLHSAEQLSWAISAIRRDLAEQACDLPVISRLQSQQRFALPTYR from the coding sequence ATGGACCTCATTCAGGAAAAATTCACGTCGGTGTTCTCTGCCTACCAGGTCGCCACCCAGTCACGGCCAGACGGCGGCATCTTGCTGACCTTGCGCGCCGCCGACGGCGTGGTGACCCGCCGCGTGCTGTCGTACGCACAATTGCACAGCGCCGAACAGCTGTCCTGGGCCATCAGCGCCATCCGCCGCGACCTGGCCGAACAGGCCTGCGACCTGCCGGTAATCTCGAGGCTGCAAAGCCAGCAGCGCTTCGCCCTGCCGACCTATCGCTGA
- a CDS encoding ankyrin repeat domain-containing protein, which yields MSDQQSAEATAAFAEEVFECARRGDAPMLERLLASGLPANLRNHKGDTLLMLASYHGHEEAVRVLLAHGADPLIANRNGQLPIAGAAFKGDLAMIRLLLAQGVPVDAAAADGRTALMLAAMFNRLEILDHLLAQGADPAHRDAAGITALIAARSMGAMDTAARLEALLG from the coding sequence ATGTCCGACCAACAGTCCGCCGAAGCGACCGCCGCCTTCGCCGAAGAAGTCTTCGAGTGCGCCCGTCGCGGTGATGCGCCCATGCTTGAGCGCCTGCTCGCCAGTGGCCTTCCGGCCAACTTGCGCAATCACAAGGGGGATACCTTGCTGATGCTGGCCAGTTATCACGGTCATGAAGAGGCGGTTCGGGTGTTGCTGGCCCATGGCGCCGACCCGCTGATCGCCAATCGCAACGGTCAGTTGCCCATTGCCGGCGCAGCGTTCAAGGGCGACCTGGCGATGATCCGCCTGCTGCTGGCGCAGGGCGTGCCGGTGGATGCCGCCGCCGCTGACGGCCGAACCGCGCTGATGCTGGCGGCCATGTTCAATCGCCTGGAGATCCTCGATCACCTGCTGGCCCAGGGTGCCGATCCGGCGCACCGCGATGCCGCAGGCATCACGGCGCTGATTGCGGCGCGGAGCATGGGCGCGATGGATACCGCAGCGCGTCTCGAGGCGCTGCTTGGCTAA
- a CDS encoding ZIP family metal transporter, translating to MPPANTQLSMIGAWRQQASDTPWLSAGLLLSLLAILALLTASVWNAINGDHADNLHLALLGGLSGFGATALGAVLAVVLRDVSARSQDVMLGFAAGMMLAASSFSLILPGLDAAREITGNGPAAAFTVVLGMGLGVLLMLGLDRFTPHEHESTGPCGPEAERISRVWLFVLAITLHNLPEGMAIGVSFANGDLNIGLPLTSAIAIQDIPEGLAVALALRATGLSNFKAALVAIGSGLMEPLGAVIGLGISTGFALAYPISMGLAAGAMIFVVSHEVIPETHRNGHQTAATLGLMGGFAVMMFLDTALG from the coding sequence ATGCCCCCAGCCAATACCCAACTCTCGATGATCGGCGCCTGGCGGCAACAGGCGAGCGACACCCCCTGGCTCAGCGCCGGCCTGCTGCTGAGCCTGCTCGCCATACTCGCCTTGCTGACGGCGAGCGTCTGGAATGCCATCAACGGCGACCACGCCGACAACCTTCACCTGGCATTGCTCGGAGGCCTGTCTGGCTTCGGCGCCACCGCCCTCGGCGCGGTACTGGCGGTGGTCCTGCGCGATGTCAGCGCACGCAGCCAGGATGTGATGCTGGGTTTCGCCGCCGGGATGATGCTCGCGGCCAGCTCGTTCTCGCTGATTCTGCCTGGCCTGGATGCCGCCCGGGAAATCACCGGCAACGGCCCGGCCGCGGCCTTTACCGTAGTGCTGGGGATGGGGCTGGGCGTGCTGCTGATGCTCGGGCTCGACCGTTTCACCCCGCACGAGCATGAAAGCACCGGGCCCTGCGGGCCGGAAGCCGAACGGATCAGCCGGGTCTGGCTGTTCGTGCTGGCCATCACCCTGCACAACCTGCCTGAAGGCATGGCCATCGGCGTGAGCTTCGCCAACGGCGACCTGAACATCGGCCTGCCGTTGACCAGCGCCATCGCCATCCAGGACATCCCCGAAGGGCTGGCCGTGGCCCTGGCCTTGCGCGCCACGGGGCTGTCGAACTTCAAGGCGGCGCTGGTGGCAATCGGTTCCGGGTTGATGGAGCCCTTGGGGGCGGTCATCGGCCTGGGGATTTCCACCGGCTTCGCCCTGGCCTACCCGATCAGCATGGGGCTGGCGGCGGGGGCGATGATCTTCGTGGTGTCCCACGAAGTGATCCCGGAAACCCACCGCAACGGCCACCAGACGGCGGCGACCCTGGGCTTGATGGGCGGGTTCGCGGTGATGATGTTCCTTGATACCGCGTTAGGGTAG
- a CDS encoding PLDc N-terminal domain-containing protein, whose product MGSTFNGLVGLIILALDIWAILNVIKSSAEVGIKVLWILLIVLLPVVGLIIWAIAGPRGNIRI is encoded by the coding sequence ATGGGTTCGACCTTCAATGGCCTGGTTGGCCTGATCATCCTGGCCCTGGACATCTGGGCGATTCTCAATGTCATCAAGAGCAGCGCCGAAGTGGGGATCAAGGTGCTGTGGATCCTGTTGATCGTGTTGCTGCCAGTGGTAGGGCTGATCATCTGGGCGATCGCCGGGCCGCGGGGCAACATTCGGATATAG
- a CDS encoding LTA synthase family protein, whose product MANTDALKQQGVRGSFSPTLKSHLAYTLLSGLVIMLMLSLVRLALLVYNSDMIGDTPYSTVAEGFFNGLRFDLRVVVYISIPLLLALLSPWLMARRGLLRFWLTIAASVVMFLGLMEMDFYREFHQRLNGLVFQYIQEDPKTVMSMLWYGFPVVRYLLAWLFGTWLLSLLFKGIDRLTRGAGDSVQASGRRSVAPWYGRLAVFMVILLVAVIAARGTLRQGPPMRWGDAFTTDSNFVNQLGLNGTLTLIDAAKSRYGEDRANIWKPVLKQDEATQSVREQLLTAHDTLVDADEAAIRRDFVPPQDRTLPIKNVVVILMESFAGHSVGALGSPNNITPYFDKLAKEGLLFDRFFSNGTHTHQGMFATMACFPNLPGFEYLMQTPEGGHKLSGLPALLSARDYDDVYVYNGDFAWDNQSGFFGNQGMTTFIGRNDFVNPVFSDPTWGVSDQDMFDRGNEELAKHDGKKPIYALLQTLSNHTPYALPSNLPVEKVTGQGRLDEHLTAMRYSDWALGQFFEKARKEPYFKETLFVIVGDHGFGNHQQVTELDLGRFNVPLLLIAPGIQEKFGAVNHTVGTQVDIVPTIMGRLGGQTRHQCWGRDLLNLPEGDEGVGMIKPSGSEQIVGLVQGDRILIESKDMSPRMYRYQLGREFKAELIESPEQPQMLKRLEAYIQTATKSLLDNTAGVVHGTPK is encoded by the coding sequence ATGGCTAACACGGACGCCTTGAAGCAACAGGGCGTGCGAGGCTCGTTCTCGCCAACCCTGAAATCCCACCTGGCCTACACGCTGCTCAGCGGCCTGGTGATCATGCTGATGCTCAGCCTGGTGCGCCTGGCGCTGCTGGTCTACAACAGCGACATGATCGGCGACACCCCTTACTCGACCGTCGCCGAAGGCTTCTTCAACGGCCTGCGTTTCGACCTGCGGGTGGTGGTGTACATCAGCATCCCGCTGCTGCTGGCCTTGCTCAGCCCCTGGCTGATGGCCCGGCGTGGGCTGTTGCGCTTCTGGCTGACCATCGCCGCGAGCGTGGTGATGTTCCTCGGCCTGATGGAGATGGACTTCTACCGCGAGTTCCACCAGCGCCTCAACGGCCTGGTGTTCCAGTACATCCAGGAAGACCCCAAGACCGTCATGAGCATGCTCTGGTACGGCTTCCCGGTGGTCCGCTACCTGCTGGCGTGGCTGTTCGGTACTTGGCTGCTGAGCTTGCTGTTCAAGGGCATCGACCGCCTGACCCGTGGCGCGGGTGATTCCGTCCAGGCCTCTGGCCGTCGCTCGGTCGCACCGTGGTACGGCCGCCTGGCCGTGTTCATGGTGATCCTCCTGGTGGCAGTGATCGCCGCCCGCGGCACCCTGCGCCAGGGCCCGCCGATGCGTTGGGGCGATGCCTTCACCACGGACTCGAACTTCGTCAACCAGCTGGGCCTGAACGGCACGCTGACGCTGATCGACGCCGCCAAGAGCCGCTATGGCGAGGACCGCGCCAATATCTGGAAGCCGGTGCTCAAGCAGGATGAGGCCACCCAGAGCGTGCGCGAGCAGTTGCTGACCGCCCACGACACCTTGGTCGACGCGGACGAAGCCGCGATCCGCCGCGATTTCGTGCCGCCGCAGGACCGCACGCTGCCGATCAAGAACGTCGTGGTGATCCTCATGGAGAGCTTCGCCGGCCACTCGGTGGGCGCCCTGGGCAGCCCGAACAACATCACCCCGTATTTCGACAAGCTGGCCAAGGAGGGTCTGTTGTTCGACCGCTTCTTCTCCAACGGCACCCACACGCATCAGGGCATGTTCGCCACCATGGCCTGCTTCCCCAACCTGCCGGGCTTCGAGTACCTGATGCAGACCCCGGAGGGGGGCCACAAGCTGTCCGGCCTGCCGGCCCTGCTCAGCGCCCGCGACTATGACGATGTGTATGTCTACAACGGCGACTTCGCCTGGGACAACCAGTCCGGGTTCTTCGGCAACCAGGGCATGACCACCTTCATCGGCCGCAACGACTTCGTCAACCCGGTGTTCTCCGACCCGACCTGGGGCGTGTCCGACCAGGACATGTTCGACCGCGGCAACGAAGAACTGGCCAAGCATGACGGCAAGAAGCCGATCTACGCCCTGCTGCAGACGCTGTCCAACCACACGCCGTATGCGCTGCCGAGCAACCTGCCGGTCGAGAAGGTCACCGGCCAGGGGCGTCTGGACGAGCACCTGACCGCCATGCGCTACTCCGACTGGGCTCTGGGCCAGTTCTTCGAGAAGGCGCGCAAGGAGCCTTACTTCAAGGAAACCCTGTTCGTCATCGTCGGTGACCATGGTTTCGGCAACCACCAGCAGGTCACCGAGCTGGACCTGGGCCGCTTCAACGTGCCGCTGCTGCTGATCGCCCCGGGCATCCAGGAGAAGTTCGGCGCGGTGAACCACACTGTCGGTACCCAGGTCGACATCGTGCCGACCATCATGGGCCGCCTGGGTGGCCAGACCCGTCACCAGTGCTGGGGCCGCGACCTGCTCAACCTGCCTGAGGGCGACGAGGGCGTGGGCATGATCAAGCCGTCGGGCAGCGAGCAGATCGTCGGCCTGGTGCAGGGTGACCGTATCCTGATCGAGTCCAAGGACATGTCCCCGCGCATGTACCGTTACCAGTTGGGCCGCGAGTTCAAGGCCGAGCTGATCGAAAGCCCTGAGCAGCCGCAGATGCTCAAGCGTCTCGAGGCGTACATCCAGACCGCGACCAAGAGCCTGCTGGACAACACCGCCGGTGTGGTGCACGGCACGCCGAAGTAA
- a CDS encoding ribonuclease E inhibitor RraB — protein sequence MSSQNEDISSSVLRQMKAGGFDFTRIHPIEFYAVFPDEAGARRAAGAFRGESINAQVRERDDGAWHLELSKVMYATHGGIGAFEQSFERAISPFGGEVEGWGVKQERPIA from the coding sequence ATGAGCAGCCAGAACGAAGACATCAGCAGCAGTGTCCTGCGCCAGATGAAAGCTGGCGGTTTCGATTTCACCCGCATCCACCCCATCGAATTCTATGCCGTTTTCCCAGACGAGGCGGGCGCACGACGCGCGGCCGGAGCGTTTCGCGGCGAGTCCATCAATGCCCAGGTTCGCGAGCGTGACGATGGCGCCTGGCATCTGGAACTGAGCAAGGTCATGTATGCCACTCACGGAGGCATCGGCGCCTTCGAACAATCCTTCGAACGTGCCATTTCGCCGTTCGGTGGCGAGGTCGAAGGCTGGGGTGTCAAGCAGGAGCGGCCGATCGCCTGA
- a CDS encoding c-type cytochrome, with protein MRACLTLICLLLALPSWAAQLTLELGSASRHWQSEQLLGHPQARDITIEQDVTYKRTLHYRAVPLAALLEGVEPGDHLQAIALDGFAAEMPAATLLQPGPAQAWLAIEDPAHPWPSIGTGKPSAGPFYLVWTQPQASGIRPEQWPFQISTIRRLAAVEARFPALLPDPALPLDDPARQGFALFQQNCLACHRFNGAGDAQLGPDLNLPHNPTEYFQPAFLRQYIRDPQSLRRWPQAKMPGFSTQVLSEQELDAVLAYLKHMAGRKTAN; from the coding sequence ATGCGCGCGTGCCTCACCCTGATCTGCCTGCTGCTTGCCCTGCCTTCATGGGCGGCGCAGCTGACCCTGGAACTGGGAAGCGCCAGCCGCCACTGGCAAAGCGAACAGTTGCTCGGCCACCCCCAGGCCCGGGATATCACCATCGAGCAGGACGTCACCTACAAGCGCACCCTGCATTACCGCGCCGTGCCGCTGGCCGCGCTGCTTGAAGGGGTAGAACCGGGTGATCACCTCCAGGCCATCGCGCTGGACGGATTCGCCGCCGAGATGCCGGCCGCCACATTGCTGCAACCAGGCCCGGCGCAGGCGTGGCTGGCCATCGAGGATCCTGCCCACCCCTGGCCTTCGATCGGCACGGGGAAACCGAGCGCGGGGCCTTTCTATCTGGTCTGGACCCAACCTCAGGCCAGCGGCATACGCCCGGAGCAGTGGCCGTTCCAGATCAGCACGATTCGCCGCCTGGCAGCGGTCGAGGCACGTTTTCCCGCCTTGCTGCCCGATCCGGCCCTGCCCCTGGACGACCCCGCGCGCCAGGGTTTTGCCTTGTTCCAGCAGAACTGCCTGGCCTGTCATCGCTTCAATGGCGCGGGCGACGCGCAACTGGGGCCAGACCTGAATCTGCCGCACAATCCCACCGAGTACTTCCAGCCGGCATTCCTGCGCCAGTACATTCGTGACCCCCAGAGCCTTCGGCGCTGGCCACAGGCGAAGATGCCGGGCTTCTCGACCCAGGTGCTCAGCGAGCAGGAGCTCGACGCGGTACTGGCTTATCTGAAGCATATGGCTGGGCGCAAGACCGCCAACTAG
- a CDS encoding amidotransferase, whose product MSLRICILETDVLRPELVAQYQGYGRMFEQLFSRQPVAAEFDVYNVMNGDYPADDAVFDAYLVTGSKADSFGSDPWIQTLKVYLLKLYERGEKLLGVCFGHQLLALTLGGKAERADKGWGVGIHRYSLAAHAPWMDPEVTELKLLISHQDQVTEVPEGATVIASSDFCPNAAYHIRDQVLCFQGHPEFVHDYSRALLDARQDFLGEEVYQKAVASLASEHQGDLVGEWMLRFIQQPAKAGDSTV is encoded by the coding sequence ATGTCGTTACGCATCTGCATCCTTGAAACCGATGTCCTGCGACCGGAGCTGGTTGCGCAGTACCAGGGCTACGGAAGGATGTTCGAGCAGCTGTTCTCGCGTCAGCCGGTCGCCGCCGAGTTCGATGTGTACAACGTGATGAACGGCGACTACCCCGCGGATGACGCAGTCTTCGACGCTTACCTGGTGACCGGAAGCAAGGCTGACTCGTTCGGCAGCGACCCGTGGATCCAGACGCTCAAGGTCTACCTGCTCAAGTTGTATGAGCGTGGCGAGAAACTGCTGGGCGTGTGTTTTGGCCACCAATTGCTGGCGCTGACCCTCGGCGGCAAGGCCGAGCGCGCCGACAAGGGCTGGGGAGTGGGGATCCATCGCTACAGCCTGGCGGCCCATGCGCCGTGGATGGACCCGGAAGTGACCGAGCTGAAGCTGCTGATCAGCCATCAGGACCAGGTCACCGAAGTGCCCGAGGGCGCCACGGTGATTGCCTCCAGTGACTTCTGCCCGAACGCCGCCTACCACATCCGTGACCAGGTGCTGTGCTTCCAGGGGCATCCAGAGTTCGTCCACGACTATTCGCGCGCGTTGCTCGATGCGCGTCAGGACTTCCTGGGCGAGGAGGTTTACCAGAAAGCCGTGGCCAGCCTGGCGAGCGAGCACCAGGGCGATCTCGTGGGTGAATGGATGCTGCGCTTCATTCAGCAGCCGGCCAAGGCGGGCGATAGCACAGTGTGA
- a CDS encoding magnesium and cobalt transport protein CorA: MGRVVASAVYSAGRKVTNISLDEGAEWARKPGHFVWIGLEEPNAEELANLQRQFGLHELAIEDALEKHSRPKLETFGDALFIVTYSPVRHEGKLEFIETHIFAGNGYIITCRNGHSKSYALVRQRCEARPLLLEHGEDFVLYALLDFVTENYQPVSEAIHGEIEELEQSVLSNSLKEEDVQRLHSLRRDILRLRRYVAPMVEVSEELQRLSFPFIDKNMRPYFRDVQIHVTRQMEDLAGIRDIASQTIEIGMLLESSRQSITQRKFAAWAAILAFPTAIAGIYGMNFQNMPELGWHYGYFAVLGVIGLGCSGLYYSFKRSGWL; encoded by the coding sequence ATGGGTCGAGTCGTCGCGTCGGCGGTGTACAGCGCCGGCAGGAAGGTCACCAACATCAGCCTCGACGAAGGCGCCGAGTGGGCCCGCAAGCCCGGGCACTTCGTCTGGATCGGCCTGGAAGAGCCCAACGCCGAGGAACTGGCCAACCTGCAACGCCAGTTCGGCCTGCACGAACTGGCCATCGAGGATGCCCTGGAAAAACACAGCCGGCCCAAGCTCGAGACCTTCGGCGACGCGCTGTTCATCGTCACCTACTCGCCGGTGCGCCACGAAGGGAAGCTCGAATTCATCGAAACCCACATCTTCGCCGGCAACGGTTACATCATTACCTGCCGCAACGGCCACTCGAAGTCCTACGCCCTGGTGCGCCAACGCTGCGAGGCGCGCCCGCTGCTGCTGGAACACGGCGAAGACTTCGTGCTCTACGCCCTGCTCGACTTTGTCACCGAAAACTACCAACCGGTCAGCGAGGCGATCCATGGCGAGATCGAGGAGCTGGAGCAGAGCGTGCTCAGCAACTCGTTGAAGGAAGAGGACGTCCAGCGTCTGCACAGCCTGCGCCGGGATATCCTGCGCCTGCGCCGCTACGTGGCGCCGATGGTGGAGGTCAGCGAGGAGCTGCAGCGCCTGAGCTTCCCGTTCATCGACAAGAACATGCGCCCGTATTTTCGCGACGTGCAGATCCACGTCACACGGCAGATGGAAGACCTGGCCGGCATCCGCGATATCGCCAGCCAGACCATCGAGATCGGCATGCTGCTGGAGTCGTCACGCCAGAGCATCACTCAACGCAAGTTCGCCGCCTGGGCGGCGATCCTGGCGTTCCCCACGGCGATTGCCGGGATCTACGGGATGAACTTCCAGAACATGCCGGAGCTGGGCTGGCATTACGGTTACTTTGCCGTGCTTGGGGTAATTGGGCTTGGGTGTTCAGGGTTGTACTACAGCTTCAAGCGATCTGGTTGGCTTTAG